A DNA window from Bradyrhizobium sp. CCBAU 53421 contains the following coding sequences:
- a CDS encoding XRE family transcriptional regulator, whose translation MLDAALIERALEKTGKSKGGLARAMGVRAGAVSEILSGIRLIKASEIAPIMEYLELNAVPIVGRVGAGASIQPELEQVPPEGLGEIELPFPMTEETVAFEVSGDSMLPKYENGDVIVVYREQRYPLSSFYGEEAAVRLKSGERYLKTIERGSSSGTVNLKSFNAKPINGVKLEWIGEICVTLPRGQIERLRGKTAAKGRKSARSQGGRSSEK comes from the coding sequence ATGCTGGACGCGGCACTTATCGAACGAGCACTGGAGAAGACCGGAAAGAGCAAGGGCGGGCTTGCCCGCGCGATGGGCGTTCGGGCCGGAGCGGTGTCCGAAATCCTGTCGGGAATCCGCTTGATCAAGGCATCGGAGATCGCCCCGATCATGGAATACCTGGAGCTGAACGCGGTGCCGATCGTGGGCCGGGTCGGCGCCGGTGCGTCGATCCAGCCCGAGCTTGAGCAGGTTCCGCCGGAGGGTCTCGGCGAGATCGAGCTCCCCTTCCCGATGACGGAGGAAACCGTCGCTTTCGAAGTTTCAGGCGATTCGATGCTGCCGAAATACGAGAACGGCGATGTCATCGTGGTGTATCGTGAGCAGCGCTATCCGCTGTCCAGCTTCTACGGAGAGGAAGCTGCGGTCCGGCTGAAGAGCGGCGAGCGCTATCTGAAGACGATCGAGCGGGGCAGCTCGTCCGGCACGGTCAATCTCAAGAGCTTCAATGCCAAGCCGATCAACGGCGTCAAGCTCGAATGGATCGGCGAGATTTGCGTCACCCTGCCCCGCGGCCAGATCGAAAGGCTGCGCGGCAAGACGGCGGCGAAGGGCCGCAAATCCGCCCGGTCACAGGGTGGACGGTCGTCCGAGAAATAG
- a CDS encoding glycoside hydrolase family 3 N-terminal domain-containing protein, with protein MQVSKCIGTILLWIAGLVFVLVGVNNNDPYLVPLRGTGNLFLVVACILVVFMLVRGGAWRRRAPAGKLLVVLWCLPPLAMLAAHGVFEVRKHHVLQTEPGLTQSVGQHFIVGYRSFDEVAPLAEKGFVAGIYVTRRNVVGRTADALRAEIATLQARRRAARLPPLMVATDQEGGIVSHLAPPLTRLPALASLAELAPDEQKAKAEELGRIHGRELASLGINLNFAPVLDLRPKAKHNRLDFNTLINQRAISDDPAKVTAIAGAYIHGLESAGVNATVKHFPGLGRVRADTHHFNADLDTPVGELEAADWRPFRDVLSSTGARLMIGHVAVSALDPGRPASHSKAVVDGLIRKRWNYQGIVMTDDLVMGAIYQHDVCTAVVEALNAGVDLLLVAYDGLQFYRLFACATDAAARGELDTAMLHDSETRLRRARLVD; from the coding sequence ATGCAAGTCAGCAAATGCATCGGCACTATCCTACTCTGGATCGCCGGGCTCGTATTCGTCCTGGTGGGCGTCAACAACAACGATCCGTATCTGGTCCCGTTGCGCGGGACGGGCAATCTTTTCCTCGTGGTGGCGTGCATCCTCGTCGTGTTCATGCTGGTCCGCGGCGGCGCGTGGCGCAGGCGGGCGCCGGCAGGAAAGCTTCTTGTGGTCCTGTGGTGCCTGCCGCCGCTTGCGATGCTTGCCGCGCATGGTGTGTTCGAGGTGCGGAAGCACCACGTTCTCCAGACCGAGCCGGGTCTGACGCAGTCGGTGGGGCAACACTTCATCGTCGGCTATCGGTCGTTCGACGAGGTCGCGCCGCTTGCGGAGAAGGGCTTCGTTGCCGGCATCTATGTCACCCGGCGCAATGTTGTCGGCAGGACGGCCGACGCCTTGAGAGCGGAAATTGCCACACTGCAGGCCAGGCGCCGTGCCGCGAGGCTGCCGCCTTTGATGGTCGCGACGGATCAGGAAGGCGGCATCGTTTCACATCTGGCGCCGCCGCTGACGAGGCTGCCTGCGCTGGCCTCTCTGGCCGAGCTGGCGCCCGATGAGCAGAAGGCGAAAGCCGAAGAGCTCGGGCGTATCCATGGACGCGAGCTGGCGTCGCTTGGCATCAACCTGAATTTTGCCCCGGTGCTCGACCTGCGGCCGAAGGCGAAGCACAACCGGCTCGATTTCAATACGCTGATCAATCAGCGGGCGATCTCCGATGATCCGGCCAAGGTGACCGCGATCGCGGGTGCCTATATTCACGGCCTCGAGTCCGCGGGCGTCAATGCCACCGTGAAGCACTTTCCGGGATTGGGCCGCGTGCGCGCCGACACGCATCATTTCAACGCCGACCTCGATACGCCGGTCGGCGAACTTGAGGCTGCCGACTGGCGTCCGTTCCGCGATGTGCTGTCGTCGACCGGCGCGCGCCTGATGATCGGGCACGTGGCGGTGAGCGCGCTCGACCCCGGACGGCCGGCGTCGCATTCCAAGGCCGTCGTCGACGGGCTGATCCGGAAGAGGTGGAACTACCAGGGCATCGTCATGACGGACGATCTGGTGATGGGCGCGATCTATCAGCACGATGTCTGCACGGCTGTCGTGGAGGCGCTGAACGCCGGCGTCGATCTGTTGCTGGTCGCCTATGACGGGTTGCAGTTCTACCGCCTGTTCGCTTGCGCGACGGATGCAGCAGCGCGAGGAGAACTCGACACCGCCATGCTGCACGACAGCGAGACGCGGTTGAGGCGCGCGCGGCTGGTCGACTAG
- a CDS encoding DUF6456 domain-containing protein encodes MPRAKRRKPYDPAGTHDRRSQDLPFNAEVATVEIDDPLALELGEKIVAFRSIRSDPLGRLHAHRQIDETQYRSGRAFQNDWEKAERGPRAVDTTREYVDGGQRREPITEGQRQATLRLNRAEHELGADGSALVHDVLILGMTMEQVGQRRGLRTQRWQDYFARRLKECLDRLALMYGLATPNKVPAKDRQR; translated from the coding sequence ATGCCGCGCGCAAAACGCCGGAAACCGTACGATCCTGCTGGAACACATGATCGGCGCTCCCAGGATCTGCCATTTAACGCCGAGGTGGCGACCGTCGAGATCGACGATCCCCTCGCGCTCGAGCTGGGCGAGAAGATCGTTGCCTTTCGCTCGATACGCAGTGATCCGCTCGGCCGGTTGCATGCACACCGGCAGATCGACGAAACGCAATACCGGAGCGGCCGGGCCTTCCAGAACGACTGGGAGAAGGCCGAGCGTGGCCCTCGCGCGGTAGATACGACGCGTGAATACGTTGATGGCGGTCAGCGGCGTGAGCCGATCACGGAGGGGCAGCGCCAGGCGACCTTGCGGCTGAATCGCGCCGAGCATGAGCTCGGTGCCGACGGTTCGGCGCTGGTGCACGACGTCCTGATCCTCGGCATGACCATGGAGCAGGTTGGGCAGCGGCGCGGATTGCGTACGCAGCGCTGGCAGGACTATTTTGCGCGGCGCCTCAAGGAGTGCCTCGATCGGCTGGCGCTGATGTACGGGCTGGCCACGCCGAACAAGGTTCCGGCGAAGGACCGGCAACGCTGA
- a CDS encoding OpgC domain-containing protein, with amino-acid sequence MAGTRNGLDRVHAESIRTGRGFPLDCESFSRAGRFQFQMTSTTNAEIARADGDLRIALLLGIANWFLFLDHVPHNVVSALTMRNFGFSGATDLFVFVGGYATTLIYTRMAVERGMLVAATRIFRRVWQLYAAYIVLFVIYVELISYVAARTAAPEIISEFNITGFIDHGIRTLIYGLFLQAKPLNLDVLQLIIVLMALQPIVVCGLFYAPNATLAGSTALYATARMLDWNLTSYPDGRWYLNPLCWQLLFVMGGWLALVGKQFAPEIRALQAIPTLRAAALSYLVFALVIVSGSDIPALAQIMPSGLSDMLLPTDREDIAPHRILHFLALTFLFTLLVPCNWEHLRSYALQPIVKCGEEWLAVFCAGVFLSFAAHLILITGPNSVVRQVAVSLAGLAAMTAVAYYVSWSKQQDNKSAAGAHS; translated from the coding sequence TTGGCCGGAACTCGAAACGGACTAGATAGGGTTCACGCAGAGTCTATTCGGACCGGGCGCGGGTTCCCTCTAGATTGCGAATCGTTTTCTCGGGCCGGCAGATTTCAGTTTCAGATGACTTCGACAACAAACGCCGAGATCGCGAGAGCCGATGGCGATCTCAGGATCGCGCTGCTGCTTGGCATCGCGAACTGGTTTCTGTTCCTGGATCACGTTCCGCATAACGTCGTCAGCGCACTGACCATGCGCAATTTCGGCTTTAGCGGCGCGACCGATCTGTTCGTGTTCGTCGGCGGCTATGCGACGACGCTGATCTACACAAGGATGGCGGTGGAGCGCGGAATGCTGGTGGCGGCCACCCGCATCTTCAGGCGTGTGTGGCAGCTTTACGCCGCCTACATCGTTCTTTTCGTCATCTATGTCGAGTTGATCAGCTACGTTGCGGCCCGGACTGCGGCACCCGAGATCATCAGCGAGTTCAATATCACCGGATTCATCGACCACGGGATCCGAACACTGATCTACGGTCTGTTTCTGCAGGCCAAGCCGCTCAATCTCGATGTCCTGCAACTCATTATCGTTCTGATGGCGCTCCAGCCCATTGTCGTGTGCGGGCTGTTCTATGCACCGAACGCGACGCTCGCCGGCTCCACGGCCCTTTATGCGACCGCTCGCATGCTCGACTGGAACCTGACCTCATATCCGGATGGGCGCTGGTACCTGAACCCGCTCTGCTGGCAATTGCTGTTCGTGATGGGGGGCTGGCTTGCGCTCGTCGGCAAGCAATTCGCGCCCGAGATTCGCGCGCTACAGGCCATTCCGACGCTGCGTGCTGCCGCCCTGTCGTATCTGGTGTTCGCTCTTGTGATCGTCTCCGGCAGCGACATTCCGGCACTTGCCCAGATCATGCCGAGCGGATTGAGCGATATGCTCTTGCCGACCGACCGGGAGGACATTGCGCCGCACCGCATCCTGCATTTCCTGGCCCTGACATTTCTGTTCACCTTGCTGGTGCCGTGCAATTGGGAGCATTTGCGATCTTACGCCCTGCAACCGATCGTCAAGTGCGGCGAGGAATGGCTCGCCGTATTCTGTGCGGGCGTTTTCCTCTCCTTTGCCGCGCACCTGATCCTGATTACAGGCCCGAACTCGGTGGTCAGGCAGGTCGCGGTCAGCCTCGCCGGCCTCGCAGCGATGACTGCTGTCGCCTACTACGTCTCATGGTCGAAGCAGCAGGACAACAAATCGGCGGCCGGCGCTCACTCCTGA
- a CDS encoding GcrA family cell cycle regulator encodes MEMMNWLPEHSAALQDLRARGLSYSEIADTINATFSTAYTRDAALSRGQRMGLAGLDRFEPSLPGHLDPPKPALPEPPRIGRLREGRSELKPDWLRWPKSFTETVEMPQLRCAEVVPRHLSLLDLERGDCRYPYGGDADGETMTFCGHPCRPGSNYCAPHLRLSRDPETSARPVLNEAWLQAVGAI; translated from the coding sequence ATGGAAATGATGAACTGGCTGCCGGAGCATTCGGCTGCCTTGCAGGACCTGCGCGCCCGCGGCTTGTCCTATTCGGAAATCGCTGACACCATCAACGCAACCTTCAGTACGGCCTATACACGCGACGCGGCGCTCAGCCGGGGGCAGCGCATGGGGCTGGCGGGCCTCGACCGGTTCGAGCCGTCCCTGCCGGGACACCTCGATCCACCCAAGCCGGCCTTGCCGGAGCCGCCGAGGATCGGGCGCCTGCGTGAAGGGCGGTCCGAGCTGAAGCCCGATTGGCTTCGCTGGCCGAAGAGCTTCACCGAAACGGTGGAGATGCCCCAACTTCGTTGCGCTGAGGTCGTGCCACGCCACCTTTCGCTGCTCGACCTCGAGCGCGGGGACTGCCGCTATCCCTATGGCGGGGATGCCGACGGCGAAACCATGACCTTCTGTGGTCACCCGTGCCGGCCAGGTTCGAACTATTGCGCCCCGCATCTTCGCTTGAGCCGCGATCCCGAGACGTCGGCGAGGCCAGTACTGAACGAGGCCTGGCTTCAAGCCGTCGGGGCCATCTGA
- a CDS encoding ATP-binding protein has product MTSFRADQKWRPSLGFVIFTVLALVAVLPLMGLFFFRLYDNQLIHQTQAELIAQSRVLAAIYARDVQARLGNGIPLGAAVPPEALPDPGDQVTPIRPALDLASNDLLRRRPDAVPAAKPADPAYVAIGTALMPIILETQKVTLAGFRILDPQGVVIAGRQEVGQSLAHIEEVAAALGGQYSAALRIRMPDKPPPPIYSISRGVGVHVFSAMPVIVNDHVAGVIYTSRTPSNIFDHLYQERGKFLLATSAVLLATVAIGLMFSRTVTRPMRELVDRAVRIGRGDRNAFQPLQHYGTRELAQLSDSFLDMAQQLSRRSDYIATFSAHLTHELKSPLTSIRGAAELLQDSLQSKSDTLTRSEQQSFISNILGDVERLDAMSQRLRELARAESAPQNEQTPLSGVIANLRSRFAERTIVASGQLDRPIGMSAEKALIVLAHLADNAFRHNAKSVQLEATAEASTVRVTVSNDGDPISDANSDKIFDAFFTTRRDSGGTGMGLAIAQAVMVTHGGSIRLLPSSRGVAFALEFPAV; this is encoded by the coding sequence ATGACGTCGTTCCGCGCCGACCAGAAGTGGCGACCCTCGCTCGGCTTCGTGATCTTCACTGTGCTCGCCCTCGTCGCGGTGCTGCCGCTGATGGGGCTGTTCTTCTTCCGGCTCTACGACAACCAGCTGATTCACCAGACCCAAGCCGAGCTGATCGCGCAGAGCCGCGTGCTGGCTGCCATCTATGCGCGGGACGTGCAGGCACGGCTTGGCAATGGCATCCCGCTCGGCGCCGCGGTACCGCCGGAGGCGCTACCCGATCCCGGCGATCAGGTGACGCCGATCCGGCCCGCGCTCGATCTCGCCAGCAACGATCTGCTGCGGCGACGGCCCGATGCGGTTCCGGCGGCCAAGCCCGCCGATCCAGCCTATGTCGCGATCGGTACCGCGCTCATGCCTATCATCCTGGAGACCCAAAAGGTCACGCTGGCGGGTTTCCGCATTCTCGATCCGCAAGGCGTGGTGATCGCCGGACGCCAGGAGGTCGGGCAGTCGCTTGCCCATATCGAGGAAGTAGCGGCGGCGCTGGGCGGGCAGTACAGCGCCGCGCTCCGCATCCGCATGCCCGACAAGCCTCCGCCACCGATCTATTCGATCAGCCGTGGCGTCGGCGTCCATGTCTTCTCCGCGATGCCCGTGATCGTCAACGATCACGTCGCCGGCGTGATCTACACGTCCCGCACGCCGAGCAACATCTTCGATCATCTCTATCAGGAGCGCGGCAAGTTCCTGCTCGCCACATCGGCCGTGCTGCTGGCGACGGTTGCGATCGGGCTGATGTTCTCGCGCACGGTCACGCGTCCGATGCGCGAGCTGGTCGATCGCGCCGTGCGGATCGGCCGCGGCGACCGCAATGCGTTTCAGCCGCTGCAGCACTATGGCACCCGCGAGCTCGCCCAGCTTTCCGACAGCTTTCTCGACATGGCCCAGCAGCTGTCGCGCCGCTCCGACTACATTGCCACCTTCTCGGCACACCTGACGCACGAACTGAAGTCGCCGCTGACGTCGATCAGGGGAGCCGCCGAACTGCTGCAGGATTCGCTTCAAAGCAAGTCGGACACGCTGACCCGGTCCGAACAACAGAGCTTCATCTCGAACATCCTTGGCGACGTCGAGCGGCTCGATGCCATGAGCCAGCGGCTGCGCGAGCTGGCCCGCGCAGAGAGCGCTCCGCAGAACGAGCAGACCCCGCTCTCGGGCGTCATCGCGAACCTGAGAAGCCGATTTGCGGAGCGGACCATCGTGGCCAGCGGACAGCTCGACCGCCCGATCGGGATGTCCGCTGAGAAGGCGCTGATCGTGCTGGCGCATCTGGCCGACAACGCGTTCCGCCACAATGCCAAGTCGGTGCAGCTCGAAGCGACCGCCGAAGCCTCGACCGTCAGGGTGACGGTGAGCAACGATGGCGACCCGATCTCCGACGCCAACAGCGACAAGATCTTCGATGCCTTCTTCACCACACGCCGGGATAGCGGCGGCACCGGCATGGGGCTCGCCATCGCGCAAGCGGTCATGGTGACCCATGGCGGCTCGATCCGTCTCCTGCCCTCGAGCCGGGGCGTCGCATTCGCGCTGGAGTTTCCCGCGGTTTGA
- a CDS encoding response regulator transcription factor has product MTHRILVVDDDPHIREVIRVALRKAGMSVTEARDGKDALARFAAERPDLIVLDIGMPEFDGLDVCREIRKSSDVPILFLSARDEEIDRILGLEIGGDDYVTKPFSPRELVARINVILRRLAPRAAGTIPEATVLSRGHLSIDPEQHVATFAGMALHLTAIEFGILRAFLTRPVAVFNREQIMSAAYQLNIQVSDRTIDSHIRNIRAKLAAANCDNVIETVHGVGFKLGRCEPQA; this is encoded by the coding sequence TTGACCCACCGTATTCTCGTTGTCGATGATGACCCGCATATCCGCGAGGTCATCCGCGTCGCCCTCAGGAAGGCCGGCATGAGCGTGACCGAAGCACGCGACGGCAAGGACGCGCTGGCTCGCTTTGCCGCCGAGCGGCCGGACCTGATCGTGCTCGACATCGGCATGCCGGAGTTCGACGGCCTCGACGTCTGCCGCGAGATCCGTAAATCGTCCGACGTGCCGATTCTGTTCCTCTCTGCCCGTGACGAGGAGATCGATCGCATCCTCGGCCTCGAGATTGGCGGCGACGACTACGTGACCAAGCCGTTCAGTCCGCGCGAACTTGTCGCGCGGATCAACGTCATCCTGCGGCGCCTCGCGCCGCGCGCGGCCGGCACGATACCGGAGGCGACAGTGCTCTCGCGGGGACATCTTTCGATCGATCCCGAGCAGCACGTTGCGACCTTCGCAGGCATGGCGCTTCATCTCACCGCGATCGAGTTCGGGATCCTGCGCGCCTTCCTGACGCGGCCGGTCGCGGTGTTCAACCGCGAGCAGATCATGAGTGCGGCCTACCAGCTCAACATCCAGGTTTCCGATCGCACGATCGACAGCCATATCCGCAATATCAGGGCCAAGCTTGCCGCCGCGAACTGCGACAATGTCATCGAGACCGTGCACGGCGTCGGCTTCAAGCTCGGACGCTGCGAGCCGCAGGCATGA